The bacterium genomic sequence CATCTACCAGTTCGTGATCGACCCGTCCGGCCGGCGGTGCAGGCGCAACCCGCCGCCGCGTTCGGTGACTTCCAGCACCAGGTTGGCGCGGCTGGGGTCGAATTCCACGCCGAGGCCGGGTTTGTCGCGCGGGTAGAGTTTGCCTTTGCGGAAGTCGTAGACCTCGGGGAGGTGCGGGGCGCGGGGGTCGCCCAGGCCGCGCATTTCCATGAGGGCCGGGCCGGAGGCGGCGGCGATGCAGTGGACCAGGGCCGCTTCGGCGATGGGGCCGGTGAAGTGTGGCACGAGGCCGACGTAATGGGTCTCACAGAGCGCGGCGAGTTTCATGTATTCGGTGATGCCGCCGGAGTTCGGGAGCGTCACGCGGGTGTAGTCGAGCAGGTCGTTTTCGATGAGGACGTTGGTGTCCCAGCGGTCGCCGTAGTGTTCGCCGACGGCGATCGGTACTTTCACCGCCGGGCGCAGGGTGCGGTAGATCTCGGGGTTTTCGGAGCGCACCAGGTCCTCGACAAACAGCGGCCGCAGCGGTTCGATCAAGCTGCACAGCCGGACGGCGTCGGCGTAGTCGAATCGGGTGTGGAAGTCGATGGCCCAGTCGCCTTTGTCGCCCACGCCGTCGCGAATCTGCCGGCACTGCTCGAAGGTTTTGTCCACCATCTGGCGGTGCGGGTAGATGGGCGGGTTGTCCGGGTCCGCGCCGTGGAATCGAAACGCGCGGTAGCCGAATTCAATGCAGGCTTGGGCCGTTTCCTTGAGCGACCCTTTGCTGGGAAAGGCGGTGGCGTAGCACTCCACGTGGTCGCGTGTGAGCCCGCCCAGCAACTCATAGACGGGCACGCCGAGCGCCTTGCCTTTGATGTCCCACAGTGCGAGGTCGATGGCTCCTTGCGCGTGGATCTTCTCGCGCCCCGGCGGGTAGAAGTAGCCGCGGTACATGAGCTGCCAGAGATGCTCGATGCGCGACGGGTTCTCGCCGATGATGAGCCCGGCGATCTGTTCGATCGAGTCCTTGTGGCCGCCTTCGCCGATACCGGTGATGCCCTGGTCTGTCTCTACCGTTACGACGTGGCTCGACTGGTTGAACACCTTCCGCACCGCCGGGCCCACGTGATAGTAGCGGACGCGGGTGATCTTCATCTTCGGAATCGCGGCGGTGGCCTTGCGGGAGGAGGCGAGCGCCGAGGCGCCCAGGGCCAGGGGCAAGGAACGAAACAGTTGGCGGCGTTGCATCCCACGGATTATATATTGCGGGATAGACTACGTACATGCTGAGTCGAATCGCTGCGGTGGGAATTCTGGTGACAACGCTTGGCTGGGGCCAGGCTGCCCAGGAGTTCCCTCCCGACGAAATCCAGGTCTACAAGAAGGACCCGAAGGGCGATCTGGAGCTGCACATCTTCAAGCCGTATGGCTGGCAGCCTTCGGACGAGCGTGCGGCCATCGTCTTCTTTTTTGGCGGAGGCTGGGTGGGTGGCACCCCGTCGCAGTTCTACCCGCACGCCCGGCACTTCGCGGACAACGGCATGCTGGCTATCAGCGCGCAGTACCGGACGAAACGAAGCCATGGGACCGATCCGTTTGCCTGCGTTGAAGACGGCAAGTCCGCCGTGCGTTGGGTGCGGGCGCACGCCGGAGGCCTGGGCGTCGATCCGAAACGTGTCGTCGCCGGCGGCGGCTCAGCGGGTGGACATGTGGCCGCCTCCACCGCGACCCTGCTGCATCTGCCCAACCGTGGCGAGGATGGCGCCATCAGCTCCGTCCCCAACGTGCTGCTTCTCTTCAATCCGGTGATCGACACCACTGTCCGCGGCTATGGGGCGGAAAAACTCGATGCCAGAGCGGTAGTCGCCTCACCTGCCCACTACGTGCGCGCCGGCACGCCGCCAGCGATGATATTCCACGGCACGGCAGACACGACGGTTCCTTTCGAGAATGTCGAGCGGTTCTACCGGAAGATGAAGCAACACGGCAACCGCTGTGAACTCATCCCTTACGAAGGCAAGCCGCACGGCTTTTTCAACTACTCCCGCGATAAGGAGATCTACGCGGATACGATCCAGCGAGCCGATGGGTTTCTGCGCAGCCTCGGCTTTCTGGACTAGTCTAGAGCCTGTCCCATGGCGGCAAAAAGCCAATAAACACAGGTCTTCAAACGGAACTTAGGTAACTCCTGAGAGAATTCAACCACCCGGCCGCGTAACCCTTTTACGGAGGAATGACCTAGCGTGAAGGCCATCATTGTTTGTGTAGCTAGTAAATATGCCTGTTCCTCCTTGCCTATATGCGATGATTGTGCTATTATCAATGAATGAAGCTG encodes the following:
- a CDS encoding mandelate racemase/muconate lactonizing enzyme family protein — protein: MQRRQLFRSLPLALGASALASSRKATAAIPKMKITRVRYYHVGPAVRKVFNQSSHVVTVETDQGITGIGEGGHKDSIEQIAGLIIGENPSRIEHLWQLMYRGYFYPPGREKIHAQGAIDLALWDIKGKALGVPVYELLGGLTRDHVECYATAFPSKGSLKETAQACIEFGYRAFRFHGADPDNPPIYPHRQMVDKTFEQCRQIRDGVGDKGDWAIDFHTRFDYADAVRLCSLIEPLRPLFVEDLVRSENPEIYRTLRPAVKVPIAVGEHYGDRWDTNVLIENDLLDYTRVTLPNSGGITEYMKLAALCETHYVGLVPHFTGPIAEAALVHCIAAASGPALMEMRGLGDPRAPHLPEVYDFRKGKLYPRDKPGLGVEFDPSRANLVLEVTERGGGLRLHRRPDGSITNW
- a CDS encoding alpha/beta hydrolase encodes the protein MLSRIAAVGILVTTLGWGQAAQEFPPDEIQVYKKDPKGDLELHIFKPYGWQPSDERAAIVFFFGGGWVGGTPSQFYPHARHFADNGMLAISAQYRTKRSHGTDPFACVEDGKSAVRWVRAHAGGLGVDPKRVVAGGGSAGGHVAASTATLLHLPNRGEDGAISSVPNVLLLFNPVIDTTVRGYGAEKLDARAVVASPAHYVRAGTPPAMIFHGTADTTVPFENVERFYRKMKQHGNRCELIPYEGKPHGFFNYSRDKEIYADTIQRADGFLRSLGFLD